The Actinomadura graeca nucleotide sequence CCTCGACGTGCGCGACGGGGATCTGCTCGTAGGACGCGGCGAGCGCGCCGCACATCGCGGTGGTGGTGTCGCCCTGGACGACCACCACATCGGGACGCTCGTCGCGGATCGCCGCGTCGAGCGCGGTGACGAGCCGCCCGGTGAGCCCGGACAGCCGCTGGCGGTCCCGCATGACGGCGAGGTCGGCGTGGGCCTGGACGCCGAGGGCGGCCAGCATCGGGGTGAGCATCTCCCGGTGCTGGCCGCTGCTCACCACGAACGGCTCGCAGAGCGGCGAGGCGTCCATCGCGCGGACGACGGGGGCCAGCTTGATCGCCTCGGGCCGGGTGCCGAGCACGACCATGGCCCGGATCGGAGGGTCACCCGCGATGTTCCCCGGCCGGTTCCCGGCAGGGCGGTGCAGGGGAAGGACTGTCATCTTTCTGCTCCTCGCAGACGTGTTCGGATGACGCGGGAGGCCGGTAGCGGGTGAGGCCGGCCATCGCGCCGGACAGGCGCCAGGCGGGGGCTCGCCTAGGTTCGTGCGGTCTTGAGCCAGCCGTGCTTGCCGGTGACGACCCGTCCGAGGGCCCACCAGCCGGAGACGAACCAGATGTAGCCGTAGATCACATAGAGGTGACCGAGCAGAAGCGAGTAGGAGCGGCTCACCGGCTCGCGCCTGCGGTAGACGAACGCGTAGGCGGCCGCGGGGCCGAACGTCATCCCGTAGAACCAGGGCAGCCACCACAGGGAGACGAGGCTGTGCCCGGCCCTGCCCGAGGCGACGGCGGTGTCGCCGAGCATGAGGACGAAGGCGATCGGCAGCAGTGAGGTGAGCAGGAGCAGGGCCGGGCTCGACAGGTGGTACAGCAGGTCCGCCGCCGGCCGCGGCGCGATCCCGCGCAGGATCAGCGGCGCCAGCCGCGACGCCTGGATATGGCCCTGGAACCAGCGGGACCGCTGCCTGAGCAGCCGCCCGAGGGTGAGGACGGCCTGCTGGTGGACGGCCGCCGTTCCGCAGTAGGCGTTGGTCCACCCGGCCGCGATGAGGCGGACGCCGAGGTCGAGGTCCTCGGTGAGGGAGTCGCTCCAGGGGCGGCCGGGCAGCGACCGCAGCGCGGCGAGCCGCATGAACTGGCCGTTGCCGCCCATCCCGACGCTGCCGAGATGGCGGCGTCCGGCCTGGAAGATCTCGCCGTAGACGACGAACTCCATGTCCTGCAACCGGGCGAGAAGGCGGCTGTGGCGGTTGTACATGCGTACGCCCACCTGCACGGCGCCGACTCCGGGGTCATTGAAGAAAGGATCGACCTGTTCCGGTGCGTGATGGTCCAGTCGCCCATCGGCATCGACCACGCAAATGATGACGTCGTGTGGATCCCTGCCTTCCAGGAGATCAGATTCGCTCAACCAATTCAGCCCGGCGTTGAGCGCCGCGCCTTTTCCTTTCCGGGCATCCGGAAACCGTCGCCGGTAGAGGTGGATTCTGCCGGGTGCGGCTTCGGCCGCCGTGGTGACGGACTGTGCAGTGCCGTCATCGGATGCGTCATCGATGACCAGGACGACGAAGTCGTCCAGCCGTAGTCCGGTGAGGCGCGCGAGGCTCTCACCGATCACCTTCTCCTCGTTCAGGCATGCAAGCATGAAAACATAGGTCCGCTCCTTCCGCGCCTCGCCCGGATGCGGGATCCGCCGCCGCGACAGGACGAACATTCCGCTGTTGTAGACGACCGCGAGCACGATGATGGCCAGGCTTCCGGCCACCGCGAGCTGGCCGATCATGGCCACTCCCTGGCATGCGGCCGCCGCGCGCCCGCCGTCGCCCGCATCCTCACACCGGCGAGAAGAAGTCCGAAAGCGGTCAGGCAGTAAAAACCGAAGCCGATTCCGGTGATCTGCAGAAAGACCCGCGCCACCTGCATGGCAGGAGTCTCCCCAGGTGTGGCCACGATCCCGGAGAAGATCAGCATCACGCCGATCGAAGACTTTATGTACACCCCGTGTACCCCCGTTTTCTCGCATGACGACTAACGGAAGTCCCGCGTTTTCGTAGCGTTACCCACGGTCGACGCGGCACCCCCGGTGGTGTTCAGACCGGGACTCCGTAAGTGTTCATCGGAAACGGTACCCCGAAGTAAAGTCTTGTCAAAGTCGAGAAGATGAAGGGCCGCGGATCGGCCGGATCGCGCCACGCCCGAGGCGGTGCGCCATTCCGCTCGGTGTGCGGTGCTCTTACTCTTCGTAAAGGGACGTGGAGGGAACTTCCATGACCATGAAATGGCTCAGCCGAAAAGCGGCGGCCCTGCTGGCGGCGGTGACGCTGCCGGTCGCGCCCGTCGCGGCCGCCCCCGCGGGGGCGGCGACCGGGACCGCGGCCCTGCCGGTCCTACCGGGCCACACCGGGCCCAAGGGGCATCACGGGGGCGAACCCACCTTCGGGCCGGCGCCCGCGCTGAAGATGGCCGAATGGGCCAAGGCCCAGGCGGCGGCCGACCGGCGCAGGCGGCAGGCGCCACCGGCGACCACACCGCTCAAGGGCGTCGAGCTCGCGCCCGCGACGGCCGCGGCGCCGCGGGCCGCCGCCGCGGCGTCCTCGGCCCTCGTGCTCTACGACTCGACCGGCCCGTACGGGTTCCTCGGCGAGCTGTACGGGATGGCCACCGCGAACCTCGCCGGCCACTTCGGCACGGTCAAGGCCAAGCCCGTCTCGCAGTACACCGCCGGGGAGGTCGAGCAGCACACGGCCACCATCTACATCGGCTCGACCTACTACGGCGGCTCCGTCCCCGACGCCGTCCCGAACGCCTTCTACGCCGACGTCGCCGCGACGGCGAGGCCCGTGGTCTGGGTGAACAACAACATCTGGACGCTGGCCGGCAAGATCGGAGTGCCCGCGTTCACCGCCAAGTACGGCTGGGACCCGACCCAGTCGTTCTTCGACCCCGTCGGGGGCGTGACCAGGGTCGACTACAGGAACCAGCCCCTGACCCGCACCGTCCCCGCCGGGTCCGACGGCGGCGTCCTGCGCCCCCGCATTACCAACCCGTCGGCGGTGACGAGCCTCGCCACCGCGCAGGACACCAGCACCACCCCGGCGACGTCCTTCCCCTGGGCGATCAGGTCCGCGAACCTGACCTACCTCGGCGAGATCCCGTACGCCTACGTCAAGGAGACCGACCGGATCATCGCCTGGCACGACCTGCTGTTCGACGCCCTCGCGCCGGGCACGGCCATCCGGCACCGCGCCGTCCTGCGGCTGGAGGACATCAGCCCGGCGAGCGACCCGGCCCAGCTGACGGCCGTCGCCCAGTACCTGGCCGCGCAGCGCATCCCCTACGCGTTCCAGGTGATCCCCGTCTACACCGACCCCCGTGGCGCCAACAACGACGGCGTCCCGGAGACCATCACGCTCGCGCAGAGGCCGCAGGTCCTCAACGCACTGAAGTACATGGTCGCCAACGGCGGCCGGATCGTGGCGCACGGCTACACCCACCAGTACCGCAACGTCCAGAACCCCTACAGCGGGACGACGGGCGACGACTTCGAGTTCTTCCGCGCGCACATCGACGCGAAGGACTCCGTCGTCCTCGACGGCCCGGTCCCGGAGGACTCCGCCACCTGGGCCTCGTCGAGGATCGGCACGGGCAAGGCCGCCTACGCCCCGGCCGGGCTGCCCACCCCCACGATCTGGACGACCCCGCACTACGCGGCCTCCGCCGTCGACTACGGCGCCGTCCGGCAGCACTACGCCGCCCGCCTGGAGCGCAGCCTGTACTTCTCGGGCCAGCTCACCGGCGGTTCCGTCGACGGGCGCCGCTACATCGGGCAGTTCTTTCCCTACCCCGTCCGTGACATCGGCGGCGCCACCGTGCTGCCCGAGAACCTCGGGAACTACGAGCCCGAAGCCCAGAACAACAATCCGCTGCGGACGCCCGCCGACATCATCAGGGCCGCCCAGTACAACCTGGCGGTGCGCGACGGCTTCGCCAGCACCTTCTACCACCCCTACCACGGGACCGGCCCGCTCTCGCAGATCGTGAGCGGCATCCGGGGCCTCGGCTACACCTTCGTCGACCCGGGGAACCTGGCCCCCTAGACGAGCGCCGGGTCCTCCGGGCGCCGGGTCGTCACCCGGGCCGCCACCAGCGGCGGAGGACCCGCTCAGCGGGCTTGCCGTGCGGGGAGTACGAGAGGCTCCGGGGCGTCTCGGCGGCGTCCGGCCAGTCGTCCCACATCCACCAGTGCACGCCCGCCCACCAGCCCAGGCCCCCGCAGCTCGCGAGGAGGGCCTCGTACGCGGCGGCCTGCTCGGCGGCACCGTCGGCGGTGCTGATGTCCCACGCGTACGGCGCGGCCGTGGATCCCCGCTGGCTGACGTACCCCGCCTCGGTGAACAGGACGGGCCGTCCGCGGTCCGCCGAGAAGCGCGCGACCCGCCGCAGGATCGGCTGCCACGCGCGCCGCAGCTGCGCGACGTCGGTGGTGGGCCCGGACGCCAGCGGCCAGTAGGCGTCGATCCCGATCAGGTCCAGGCGGTCCCAGAACGCCACGTGCTCGTACTCGTCGTAGTTGGCCGCGTAGACGAGCGTCCCGCGGAACCGCGCCCGCACCGCGGCGACGACGTCCAGCCAGGGATCCCGGTCACCCGACAGCCCGGCCAGCTCGGTCCCGACGGCCAGCTCGTCCGCGCCGGTCTCCCGGGCCAGGTCGGCGTAGTGCGTGATGAGGCGCGTGTAGGCGGCGTACCAGCGGCGCCGGTCCCGCGGCCTGATCGCGGCCCGGTCCTGGTCACCGGGCAGGTCCACATGCGGTTTCAGCAGGACGCGCAATCCCGCCCGCCGCGCCAGGCCGATGATGTGCCGCAGCCCGGCGTCATCGGCCGTCTCGTCCGTGCGGTGCATACCGTCGTCGCGCGGCGAGTCCTGGTACCAGGTCGGGTTGAGCTGGATCCAGTTCGCGCCCGCCGCCGCGATCGACGCGACGTAGGCGCCCGCCCGCGGCCCGCCGTAGTCGCCTTCACTCCAGGACGGCAGGGCCACCCCGTGCTGCCGCGCGGACGGCGGCGCGGGTCCGCGGCGCGGTTCCCCCGGGCGCCCGCCCCCGGGCGGCGGGCCGGACACCGAGCACGAGGCGGCCGCGCACAGGACGGCGAGCAGTGCCGCCGTACGCGCTCCGCGCCCGCGGGCCGTGGGCCTGTTCGCCTTCGTCACCCGATCCATTCCAGCCGACGCGGCCGCACGGTGCGACCGGGCCGTCGATCTTGGTCCGGTCCATCCTGACCGGAATCCGCCACCGGAATCCGGAACCCGCCCCGCGCCCCCGGCGCCCCGGCGACGAACCGTGGCCGATGACGGTCTGGGGGCCGTCCGGGCGCAATGCTATGTTCGAGCATAGTAATCAAATGAATGCCTGGGAGGGACGCCGTGACCACCAGCACCGCCGCCGTGGAGGCGCACGACACTTCGGGGACGGGCGAGCAGCCCCGCTACCTGCCGGGATTCGGTAACGAGCACGTCACCGAGGCCGTCCCGGGGGCGCTCCCGGAGGGCCGCAACTCACCACAGCGGGCACCGCTCGGCCTCTACGCGGAGCAGATCAGCGGCACCGCGTTCACCCAGCCGCGCTCGGTCAACCAGCGCACATGGGTGTACCGGATCCTCCCGTCGGCCGCGCACGGGCCGTTCCGCAAGATCGGGGACGGGCTGCTCCGCACCGCGCCGTTCACCGACGTCCCCGCCGACCCGAATCGGCTGCGCTGGGACCCCCTGCCCCTCCCGGACGCGCCGACCGA carries:
- a CDS encoding glycosyltransferase family 2 protein; translation: MIGQLAVAGSLAIIVLAVVYNSGMFVLSRRRIPHPGEARKERTYVFMLACLNEEKVIGESLARLTGLRLDDFVVLVIDDASDDGTAQSVTTAAEAAPGRIHLYRRRFPDARKGKGAALNAGLNWLSESDLLEGRDPHDVIICVVDADGRLDHHAPEQVDPFFNDPGVGAVQVGVRMYNRHSRLLARLQDMEFVVYGEIFQAGRRHLGSVGMGGNGQFMRLAALRSLPGRPWSDSLTEDLDLGVRLIAAGWTNAYCGTAAVHQQAVLTLGRLLRQRSRWFQGHIQASRLAPLILRGIAPRPAADLLYHLSSPALLLLTSLLPIAFVLMLGDTAVASGRAGHSLVSLWWLPWFYGMTFGPAAAYAFVYRRREPVSRSYSLLLGHLYVIYGYIWFVSGWWALGRVVTGKHGWLKTART
- a CDS encoding glycoside hydrolase family 113; this translates as MTKANRPTARGRGARTAALLAVLCAAASCSVSGPPPGGGRPGEPRRGPAPPSARQHGVALPSWSEGDYGGPRAGAYVASIAAAGANWIQLNPTWYQDSPRDDGMHRTDETADDAGLRHIIGLARRAGLRVLLKPHVDLPGDQDRAAIRPRDRRRWYAAYTRLITHYADLARETGADELAVGTELAGLSGDRDPWLDVVAAVRARFRGTLVYAANYDEYEHVAFWDRLDLIGIDAYWPLASGPTTDVAQLRRAWQPILRRVARFSADRGRPVLFTEAGYVSQRGSTAAPYAWDISTADGAAEQAAAYEALLASCGGLGWWAGVHWWMWDDWPDAAETPRSLSYSPHGKPAERVLRRWWRPG
- a CDS encoding DUF2334 domain-containing protein, whose protein sequence is MTMKWLSRKAAALLAAVTLPVAPVAAAPAGAATGTAALPVLPGHTGPKGHHGGEPTFGPAPALKMAEWAKAQAAADRRRRQAPPATTPLKGVELAPATAAAPRAAAAASSALVLYDSTGPYGFLGELYGMATANLAGHFGTVKAKPVSQYTAGEVEQHTATIYIGSTYYGGSVPDAVPNAFYADVAATARPVVWVNNNIWTLAGKIGVPAFTAKYGWDPTQSFFDPVGGVTRVDYRNQPLTRTVPAGSDGGVLRPRITNPSAVTSLATAQDTSTTPATSFPWAIRSANLTYLGEIPYAYVKETDRIIAWHDLLFDALAPGTAIRHRAVLRLEDISPASDPAQLTAVAQYLAAQRIPYAFQVIPVYTDPRGANNDGVPETITLAQRPQVLNALKYMVANGGRIVAHGYTHQYRNVQNPYSGTTGDDFEFFRAHIDAKDSVVLDGPVPEDSATWASSRIGTGKAAYAPAGLPTPTIWTTPHYAASAVDYGAVRQHYAARLERSLYFSGQLTGGSVDGRRYIGQFFPYPVRDIGGATVLPENLGNYEPEAQNNNPLRTPADIIRAAQYNLAVRDGFASTFYHPYHGTGPLSQIVSGIRGLGYTFVDPGNLAP